From Simonsiella muelleri ATCC 29453:
TTGCAACAATGTTTATTACGCAATCGCCATAGATTAAAATTTCTAATTACCTATGATAATTCATTGGAAATTAGAGAGTTGTACCAGTGGGCACATACGATTGTAGATAAAGAATGGAACTATACAATCAATAGAACAGACGACCAAACTAAATACAAAACTAAAGAAGGACAAAAAACAAATCGCTATAAAGGCAAAGAAATTTTTATTACCAATTATGATTTTGCTATTCAAAATGAATTAAATTTCAATGGTAATTTAGAATTAGTTTTCGCCTAATTCTAATAATTGTTCAATCTCACTAATGTGAAACCAGTTACCTTGTATCACGCTCATATCTTCATCAAAAATAATTTGTGGATAATTAGGGGCTAATGACATTTTAGCTATAATTTCAACCAAATCAAAGCACAAGCTAATGATACAGTACTTTCATAATTACGTTTTAATTTATCGTACCGTGTTGCCAGCGCACGAAAATGCTTTAATCGTGCAAAAGCGTTTTCTACCAAGTGCCTGATTTTATATAAATACCAATCTGTGCCCACATTAAGATGTTCTCTATTTTTCTTATATGGAATATTGGCTTTACTTTGTTTAGACTGAATTAACCGACGAAAAGTATCACTGTCAAAACCCCTATCAGCACACACGGTTTCATTATCACTTAAATCCAATTGTGCCAATAAATCAGGCGCAACAACAATATCATTTACATTACCAGCTGTAATGATAAATTCAATTGGATTACCACAAGCATCAACCGCTAAATGAATTTTAGACGTATGACCACCGATACTCTTACCAACAGCTTGATGCGTAATGGATTGTTTACCCATACCGTGTTGATGAACGCGGATATGGCTACCGTCCATAAAGACCCATTCCATATCGGGTGTATCTACCAAATGTTTGAATAATCGGGTAAAAATACCGCGTTTAGACCAGCGATTGAAACTTTGGTAAAGGCTGTTTGCTTTACCAAAATAACTAGGTATATCAGCCCATTGGCAGCCTGTACGTAAGCGAAATAGGATACCTTCTACTGTTTTGCGTAAATTTTTCTTGCGATAAATGCCAAGCTGTTTCAAAATAGGCAACAGTCTTGACCATGTTTCATTTGTAAGCGTGTTTC
This genomic window contains:
- a CDS encoding IS5 family transposase; the encoded protein is MSRNTLTNETWSRLLPILKQLGIYRKKNLRKTVEGILFRLRTGCQWADIPSYFGKANSLYQSFNRWSKRGIFTRLFKHLVDTPDMEWVFMDGSHIRVHQHGMGKQSITHQAVGKSIGGHTSKIHLAVDACGNPIEFIITAGNVNDIVVAPDLLAQLDLSDNETVCADRGFDSDTFRRLIQSKQSKANIPYKKNREHLNVGTDWYLYKIRHLVENAFARLKHFRALATRYDKLKRNYESTVSLACALIWLKL